The DNA region CCTCGAGTTCGAACTGCTGGCCCATCTGGTGGCACATCCGCACCGGGTCCACACCCGCGATCAGCTGGTGACCACGGTGTGGGGGTACGGGCACGTCGGCGACGGGCGGACCGTCGACGTCCATGTCGCCCGGCTGCGCCGGAAGCTCGGCACGGAGTACCGCCACGCGATCCAGACCGTCCGGCGCGTGGGGTACAAGTACGCCCCCTGACCGCCGTCCACGGGCCCCGGGAGCGGTACGGTCCCCCGGGGCATACCGGGGGTGGTGCCAGGTACACCCGCGTCCGGATGGGACCGGCTCCGTCCGTCCGCCCGGACGCCCTCGCTCGGCACCAGCCGCGGGTGCGCGCGCTCCTCCTCGCTCAGCCCGCGAACCAGCCCTCGGCGTCCAGGCGGAAGGCGTTGCCCGGTGCCATCGCCCGCAGGTCCGCCTCCAGGGCCGCGACCCGCTCGGCACCGAGTGCACGCACCCACTCGGCACGGAGCCGGTCGAAGCCCTCGGCCGATCCGACCAGGACGTCGACCCCCCGGGGCGTGAGCCGGACCAGCTTGCGGCGCCCGTCCCCGGGATCCGCCGCCCGCTCCACGTAACCGAGCCCCTCCAGCTTCTCCACGGTCTTGCCGGCGGCCTGCTTGGAGACGCCCAGCCGCCGTCCCAGCTCGCTCGCGCTCGCGCCGTCACGGCCGATCGCCTGGAGCGCGAAGCCGTACGCCGGGCGTACGTCGGGGTGGCCGTGCGCGGCGAGGTCCTGGTGCAGCCGGTCGACGAGCGACCGGAACCCCGCGAACAGCAGCAGCGGCAGCTCGAATCCCGGGCTCGGGGGCGGGGGCGCCGCGTCAGCCATGGACGGGCCTCCGCTTGCACAGAAGGACAACCACGTTTACCTTTTCGACAATCACGTTGTCGAGTTTACCCCAGCAAGCCGAACGGACGGCCTTCCCATGCCCACCGCCGCGTGCCCCTTCCCCGACCACACCCTCGATTCCGCCCCGCCCGCCGCCCGCCGCGTCCTTGAGGCGGTCGCGAAGAAGCAGGGCGGGCACCTCCCGTCGGCCGTCGCCCGGCTCGCCTCCTCACCGGAGTTGCTGACCGGCTTCCTCCAGGCCTCCGCAGCCTTCGAGTCCAGCACCCTGGACCCGCTGGCGCGCGAGGTCGTCGTGATGACGATGGCCACCCGCCACGCGTGCCATGTCTGCGTGGCGATGCACACGGCCCGGCTGACCGCCCTGGACGCCGGCCCGGAACTCGTCGCCGCGCTGCGCTCCCCCGAGCCGCGCGTCCTGCCGGACGAACGCCTGGAAGGCGTACGCCGCTTCACGCTGGCCGTGATCGCGAGCAGCGGAGCGGTCGACGACGCCACGCTCCAGGACTTCCTGGCACTCGGCCACACGCC from Streptomyces sp. NBC_01754 includes:
- a CDS encoding carboxymuconolactone decarboxylase family protein, with product MPTAACPFPDHTLDSAPPAARRVLEAVAKKQGGHLPSAVARLASSPELLTGFLQASAAFESSTLDPLAREVVVMTMATRHACHVCVAMHTARLTALDAGPELVAALRSPEPRVLPDERLEGVRRFTLAVIASSGAVDDATLQDFLALGHTPRNALEVVLGIGTYTLSTLANRMTGAPVDGPSASFA
- a CDS encoding MarR family winged helix-turn-helix transcriptional regulator codes for the protein MADAAPPPPSPGFELPLLLFAGFRSLVDRLHQDLAAHGHPDVRPAYGFALQAIGRDGASASELGRRLGVSKQAAGKTVEKLEGLGYVERAADPGDGRRKLVRLTPRGVDVLVGSAEGFDRLRAEWVRALGAERVAALEADLRAMAPGNAFRLDAEGWFAG